In the Flavobacterium sp. J372 genome, one interval contains:
- a CDS encoding DUF4199 domain-containing protein: MEKTVSPAKSAITYGIMFGAIMILELVIMHITKPDPLEMSWVSMVVNLFNWLILPVLFISLACNNFKKNHNGGFISFGQCLKIGVSVAVVAAVLYSIFYLVFTMIFPEFIPDAVAQVERVTRAQNPDMPEDQLEMSVSMVSKFMQPALAIPISIVMNAFIGLIISLIVGAIVKRDNPAAAN, encoded by the coding sequence ATGGAAAAAACTGTATCTCCTGCAAAATCGGCCATAACCTATGGTATAATGTTTGGCGCGATAATGATTCTTGAATTAGTTATAATGCACATAACCAAGCCCGACCCGCTTGAAATGTCTTGGGTAAGCATGGTTGTAAACCTGTTCAACTGGCTTATCCTTCCTGTGCTCTTCATTTCATTGGCATGCAATAACTTCAAGAAGAACCACAACGGCGGGTTCATATCTTTCGGCCAGTGCCTTAAAATAGGAGTTTCTGTTGCAGTGGTAGCTGCTGTACTTTATTCAATATTTTACCTTGTTTTCACGATGATATTCCCTGAATTTATTCCTGATGCTGTGGCGCAGGTAGAACGTGTAACAAGGGCCCAAAACCCTGACATGCCTGAAGACCAGCTTGAAATGTCGGTATCTATGGTAAGTAAATTCATGCAGCCTGCACTTGCAATCCCTATTTCAATAGTAATGAATGCCTTTATAGGCCTTATCATATCACTTATAGTTGGCGCGATTGTAAAACGCGATAATCCTGCTGCCGCCAATTAA
- a CDS encoding phospho-sugar mutase — protein MEIEKSILDKANIWLTDTFDADTHKAIEAMMTSSPKELEDSFYKNLEFGTGGMRGVMGPGTNRINKYTLGKATQGLSDYLKTSFPGEELKVAIAYDCRHNSDTLAKVVADVFSANGIKVFLFEELRPTPELSFAVKYLNCHAGIVLTASHNPPEYNGYKVYWQDGGQLVPPQDGELIQVIEALEYEAINFKADESLIEYIGEEIDDAFLKSSLTTASFNIDAEARQNLKIVYTPLHGTSVKLIPELLEKAGYTNMEIVAEQAVPNGDFPTVKSPNPEEPEALAMAIELADHVDADIVIGTDPDSDRLGVAVRNGNGIMTLLNGNQTMVIMTHFLLEQWKKQSKLDGRQFIGSTIVSTPMMMELATAYDVECKVGLTGFKWIAKFIKDFPEQEFIGGGEESFGFMVGDAVRDKDAVTSTLLLCEIAAQAKANASSLYQELIKLYEQFGFYKEYLISLTKKGKDGAAEIKEMMTQMRENPLKEINGQRVVMVEDYKASSAKNLFSGEVEELKIPKSDVLIYYLEDGTKICARPSGTEPKIKFYFSVNEPLDDVNNFKRVEEQLDAKIKNIITEMNLI, from the coding sequence ATGGAAATTGAAAAATCTATTTTAGACAAAGCCAATATCTGGCTTACAGATACTTTTGATGCAGACACCCACAAGGCTATTGAAGCGATGATGACATCGTCTCCCAAAGAGCTGGAGGATAGTTTTTATAAAAACCTTGAGTTCGGTACAGGCGGTATGCGCGGCGTTATGGGCCCGGGCACCAACCGCATCAATAAATATACGCTGGGAAAAGCAACGCAGGGCCTTAGTGATTATCTAAAGACGTCTTTTCCGGGTGAGGAACTGAAAGTTGCCATAGCATATGACTGCCGCCACAACAGCGATACGCTTGCAAAAGTAGTGGCTGATGTTTTCTCGGCAAACGGTATTAAGGTTTTCCTGTTTGAAGAACTGCGCCCTACGCCGGAACTATCTTTTGCAGTGAAATACCTTAACTGCCATGCCGGTATTGTACTCACTGCATCACACAATCCGCCTGAATATAATGGCTACAAGGTATACTGGCAGGATGGCGGACAGCTTGTGCCACCACAGGATGGCGAGCTGATTCAGGTTATTGAGGCCCTTGAATATGAGGCCATAAACTTTAAAGCTGATGAAAGCCTGATTGAATATATTGGTGAGGAGATTGATGATGCTTTCCTGAAATCATCATTAACTACAGCCAGTTTTAATATCGATGCTGAAGCAAGGCAAAACCTGAAAATTGTTTATACACCGCTTCATGGTACATCGGTAAAACTGATACCGGAACTGCTTGAAAAGGCAGGCTATACCAACATGGAAATCGTGGCGGAACAGGCTGTACCAAACGGCGACTTCCCAACCGTGAAATCACCAAACCCCGAAGAGCCTGAAGCACTGGCAATGGCTATTGAGCTGGCAGACCATGTAGATGCTGATATTGTAATTGGCACTGACCCTGACAGTGACCGCCTCGGCGTGGCAGTACGCAATGGCAACGGCATCATGACGCTGCTGAACGGCAACCAGACGATGGTAATCATGACGCACTTTTTGCTGGAACAATGGAAAAAGCAAAGCAAATTGGACGGCAGGCAATTCATTGGGTCAACTATCGTATCAACCCCGATGATGATGGAACTTGCCACAGCCTATGATGTTGAATGTAAAGTAGGCCTTACTGGCTTTAAATGGATAGCCAAGTTTATAAAAGATTTCCCTGAGCAGGAATTTATAGGCGGTGGCGAAGAGAGCTTCGGCTTTATGGTGGGCGATGCCGTGCGCGATAAAGATGCAGTGACCTCTACCCTGCTGCTGTGTGAAATTGCAGCACAGGCCAAGGCTAATGCAAGCTCACTTTACCAGGAGCTTATTAAATTGTATGAGCAGTTTGGCTTCTATAAAGAATACCTTATTTCACTTACCAAAAAAGGTAAAGACGGCGCTGCCGAGATAAAGGAAATGATGACCCAGATGCGCGAAAACCCGCTAAAAGAGATAAACGGCCAGCGTGTGGTAATGGTGGAAGACTACAAGGCATCATCAGCCAAAAACCTTTTCAGCGGAGAAGTGGAAGAACTGAAGATACCAAAGAGCGACGTATTGATATACTACCTTGAAGACGGTACAAAAATCTGTGCACGCCCAAGCGGTACCGAGCCAAAGATCAAGTTTTACTTCAGCGTTAACGAACCGCTTGACGATGTGAACAACTTCAAGCGCGTGGAAGAACAGCTTGATGCCAAAATAAAAAACATCATCACAGAGATGAATCTTATATAA
- a CDS encoding type B 50S ribosomal protein L31, whose product MKKGVHPENYRLVAFKDMSNDEVFITKSTADTKETIMHEGVEYPVVKMEISRTSHPFYTGKSKLIDTAGRIDKFKNKYAKFQK is encoded by the coding sequence ATGAAAAAAGGTGTTCACCCTGAAAATTACAGGCTGGTAGCGTTTAAAGACATGAGTAATGATGAAGTTTTCATCACTAAATCAACAGCTGATACAAAAGAAACAATAATGCACGAAGGCGTTGAATACCCGGTAGTGAAAATGGAGATCTCTAGGACTTCACACCCTTTCTACACTGGTAAATCTAAACTTATCGACACAGCAGGACGTATCGACAAGTTCAAAAACAAATACGCGAAATTCCAGAAGTAA
- the rny gene encoding ribonuclease Y — MEIILAIAGVIVGAAIGFMIAKSMDKKSATGVLENAKKEAASIIKDATNQGEALKKDKLLQAKEKFLELKAEHEQVILGKDKKIAEAEKRTRDKESQVSNELAKTKKLSDELETKVADYNARIEYLDKKQQEIDRLHTSQVQQLEVISGLSAEEAKSQLVESLKAEAKTSAMSHIQETIEEAKLTAHQEAKKIIISTIQRVGTEEAVENCVSVFNIESDDVKGRIIGREGRNIRALEAATGVEIIVDDTPEAIILSCFDPVRREVARLSLHKLVTDGRIHPARIEEVVAKTAKQIEDEIIEVGKRTVIDLGIHGLHPELIKIVGRMKYRSSYGQNLLQHSREVSKLCGLMAAELGLNVKLAKRAGLLHDIGKVPDTESDLPHALLGMQWAEKYGEKEEVCNAIGAHHDEIEMKSLLSPIVQVCDAISGARPGARRQVLDSYIQRLKDLEDIAYGFQGVKSAYAIQAGRELRVIVESEKVSDDMAANLSFEISHKIQTEMTYPGQVKITVIRETRAVNIAK, encoded by the coding sequence ATGGAAATAATTTTAGCAATCGCCGGCGTTATAGTCGGCGCCGCAATAGGCTTCATGATAGCCAAATCAATGGATAAGAAGAGCGCGACAGGCGTTCTTGAAAATGCGAAGAAAGAAGCGGCATCTATCATTAAAGATGCTACCAACCAGGGCGAAGCCCTTAAGAAAGACAAGCTTTTACAGGCCAAGGAAAAGTTCCTTGAGCTTAAGGCTGAGCACGAACAGGTGATACTGGGCAAAGACAAGAAAATTGCAGAAGCTGAAAAGCGCACCCGAGACAAAGAAAGCCAGGTTTCAAATGAACTTGCCAAGACCAAAAAACTCAGCGATGAACTTGAAACTAAAGTTGCCGATTACAACGCCCGTATTGAATACCTTGACAAAAAGCAACAGGAGATTGACAGGCTGCATACCAGCCAGGTTCAGCAGCTTGAAGTGATTTCTGGCCTTTCGGCTGAAGAGGCGAAAAGCCAGCTTGTGGAAAGCCTGAAGGCCGAAGCCAAGACCAGTGCTATGAGCCACATACAGGAAACTATTGAAGAGGCTAAGCTTACGGCACACCAGGAAGCTAAAAAAATAATCATAAGCACCATACAGCGCGTGGGTACTGAAGAAGCGGTAGAGAACTGTGTATCAGTATTCAACATTGAGAGCGATGACGTAAAAGGCCGCATTATCGGCCGTGAAGGGCGTAACATACGTGCGCTTGAGGCTGCTACCGGCGTTGAAATCATTGTTGACGACACCCCTGAAGCTATAATCCTTTCTTGCTTTGACCCTGTGCGCCGCGAGGTGGCAAGGCTTTCACTACACAAGCTGGTGACAGACGGGCGTATTCACCCGGCACGTATTGAAGAAGTTGTTGCCAAAACAGCTAAACAAATTGAAGACGAAATTATTGAAGTAGGTAAGCGTACGGTTATCGACCTTGGTATACATGGCCTCCACCCTGAGCTTATTAAGATTGTGGGCCGTATGAAGTACCGCTCATCTTATGGGCAGAACCTGCTACAACACTCGCGTGAGGTATCTAAACTTTGCGGCTTAATGGCTGCCGAACTTGGACTGAACGTGAAACTTGCCAAACGTGCCGGACTACTGCACGATATAGGTAAAGTGCCTGATACTGAAAGTGACCTTCCGCACGCATTGCTAGGTATGCAGTGGGCAGAGAAATATGGTGAAAAAGAAGAAGTATGTAACGCTATTGGAGCCCACCACGACGAGATTGAGATGAAATCACTACTGTCACCTATTGTACAGGTGTGTGACGCAATTTCGGGTGCAAGGCCGGGCGCACGCAGGCAGGTGCTGGATTCTTACATACAACGACTGAAAGACCTTGAGGACATCGCCTACGGCTTCCAGGGCGTGAAGAGCGCTTATGCCATACAAGCAGGACGCGAATTGCGCGTAATTGTTGAAAGTGAAAAAGTAAGCGATGATATGGCCGCAAACCTTTCATTTGAAATATCTCATAAAATTCAGACTGAAATGACTTACCCGGGCCAGGTAAAAATCACTGTAATCCGCGAAACAAGGGCCGTAAATATTGCAAAATAG
- a CDS encoding thermonuclease family protein, with translation MARRKRTAKYSIGGLLILLAFFLYYSCNPERSEPEPETFDNEGYVPKPKKVRKKKDRQVNRYLTVFQGKVVGIKDGDTFEVLYEGQPERVRLAGIDCPEKSQPFGNNAKHYASVLCFGKMVTVTSDGKRDRYGRIVGEIVTEDGANINQMLVKEGLAWHYKQYSADEKLADFERTARLQRKGLWSDNEPIAPWDWRRHKREMNRKKAI, from the coding sequence ATGGCTAGACGGAAGCGTACAGCAAAATATTCGATTGGAGGCCTGCTCATTTTGCTGGCCTTCTTTTTGTATTATTCCTGCAACCCTGAACGCAGCGAACCTGAACCGGAAACCTTTGATAATGAGGGTTATGTGCCAAAGCCTAAAAAGGTCCGAAAGAAAAAGGATAGGCAAGTTAATCGCTATCTTACTGTCTTTCAGGGTAAAGTGGTGGGAATTAAGGACGGCGATACTTTTGAAGTTTTATATGAAGGCCAGCCGGAGCGTGTCCGCCTTGCCGGGATTGACTGCCCCGAGAAATCTCAGCCCTTCGGAAATAACGCAAAACATTATGCATCAGTACTTTGCTTCGGTAAAATGGTTACTGTAACTTCTGACGGCAAACGCGACAGGTACGGCAGGATTGTTGGCGAAATCGTCACTGAAGATGGTGCTAATATCAACCAAATGCTTGTAAAAGAAGGGCTTGCATGGCATTACAAACAATACTCTGCTGATGAGAAGCTTGCAGACTTTGAGCGTACGGCACGTTTGCAAAGAAAAGGCTTGTGGTCTGATAATGAGCCCATTGCTCCCTGGGACTGGCGCCGCCACAAGCGTGAGATGAACCGTAAAAAAGCTATATAA
- a CDS encoding ABC transporter ATP-binding protein gives MSNFKKLLPYAAPYKQYAALNIFFNVLYALFSTLSFIALMPMISVLFGETEKVTIEPVYTGFNNIKSYLGDYLNYYVTTTNAEKGIEFTLGVMVALIISAFLLKNLSNYFALFFATFLRNGVLFSLRNAMYKKIVELPVSFFSEKRKGDTMARIANDVAEVQHTYLSVLEMIIKEPLTMIFTVVTMFTISVKLTLFVFVFLPVSGMIISVVGKRLKKQSLRAQNEQGIFLSVIEETLGGLKVIKSFTSEKYFRKKFADSTGRFNTLSNSIMNRQNLASPLSEFLGITVIAILLWYGGHMVLVENSLQGSAFIIYMGLAYNILTPAKAISKASYDLKKGNAAADRIMEILETPNTIVSKKGAVEKNTFDSNITVEAINFRYEEENVLKNFSLTIPKGQTVALVGQSGSGKSTIANLLTRFYDVQEGSIKFDGTDIRDYSLESLRSMIGLVTQDSILFNDTLRNNVALGKPDATHEEIIEALKIANAYEFVMNLPKGLETNIGDSGNKLSGGQKQRLSIARAVLKNPPIMVLDEATSALDTESERLVQDALENMMQNRTSVVIAHRLSTIQKADKIVVMQKGEIVEEGTHDELLAKGGTYSKLVMMQSFES, from the coding sequence ATGAGTAACTTCAAAAAATTACTGCCTTATGCGGCGCCGTATAAACAATATGCGGCGCTCAATATTTTTTTCAATGTGCTGTACGCTTTATTCAGCACGCTGTCTTTCATAGCCCTTATGCCGATGATTTCGGTACTTTTCGGTGAAACTGAAAAAGTTACTATAGAGCCGGTATATACAGGCTTCAACAACATAAAATCATATCTGGGCGATTACCTAAACTACTACGTTACCACCACAAATGCCGAAAAAGGCATCGAGTTTACGCTGGGCGTTATGGTTGCGCTTATTATCTCTGCATTTTTACTAAAGAACTTGAGCAATTACTTCGCACTGTTCTTTGCCACGTTCCTGCGCAACGGTGTACTCTTCAGCCTTAGAAATGCCATGTATAAAAAGATTGTAGAGCTGCCTGTGTCTTTCTTTTCAGAGAAACGTAAAGGCGATACTATGGCCCGTATTGCCAATGATGTTGCCGAGGTACAGCATACCTACCTTTCGGTACTGGAAATGATAATCAAAGAGCCGCTAACCATGATATTTACAGTGGTTACCATGTTTACAATAAGTGTAAAGCTTACGCTGTTTGTTTTCGTATTCCTGCCGGTTTCGGGTATGATCATCTCTGTAGTGGGTAAAAGGCTTAAAAAGCAATCGCTTAGGGCCCAGAATGAGCAGGGCATATTCCTTTCGGTAATCGAAGAAACCCTTGGCGGCCTTAAAGTGATTAAAAGCTTTACTTCAGAAAAATACTTCCGTAAAAAGTTTGCCGACAGTACAGGGCGTTTCAATACGCTGTCAAACAGCATCATGAACAGGCAGAACCTTGCTTCGCCATTGAGCGAATTTTTAGGAATAACTGTAATAGCGATACTGCTATGGTATGGTGGCCACATGGTATTGGTAGAAAACTCACTGCAGGGTTCGGCATTTATTATTTACATGGGCCTAGCCTATAACATCCTTACTCCTGCAAAAGCAATATCTAAAGCATCTTACGACCTGAAGAAAGGTAATGCAGCGGCCGACCGTATTATGGAAATACTCGAGACGCCAAATACCATAGTAAGCAAAAAAGGTGCGGTTGAAAAAAACACTTTTGACAGTAATATCACTGTTGAAGCTATAAACTTCCGCTATGAGGAAGAAAATGTGCTAAAGAACTTTTCGCTTACCATACCAAAAGGCCAGACTGTCGCGCTTGTAGGCCAGTCAGGCAGCGGTAAGAGTACCATAGCCAACCTGCTCACCCGTTTTTATGATGTACAGGAAGGCAGCATCAAATTTGACGGTACCGATATCCGCGACTATTCCCTGGAATCACTCCGCAGCATGATTGGCCTGGTAACGCAGGACAGTATTCTCTTTAATGATACACTGCGCAACAATGTCGCTCTTGGCAAGCCTGATGCTACCCATGAAGAGATTATTGAAGCATTGAAAATTGCCAATGCCTACGAGTTTGTGATGAACCTGCCTAAAGGCCTTGAGACTAACATTGGCGACAGTGGCAATAAGCTTTCGGGCGGACAGAAACAGCGCCTTAGTATTGCCCGCGCGGTTCTTAAGAACCCGCCGATAATGGTACTTGACGAAGCAACCTCTGCTCTCGACACTGAAAGTGAAAGACTGGTACAGGATGCACTTGAAAACATGATGCAGAACCGTACATCTGTTGTGATTGCGCACAGGCTTTCAACCATACAAAAAGCCGACAAGATTGTAGTGATGCAAAAAGGCGAAATTGTTGAGGAAGGAACCCATGACGAGCTTCTTGCCAAAGGCGGCACCTATAGCAAGCTGGTGATGATGCAGTCGTTTGAATCGTAA
- a CDS encoding M23 family metallopeptidase, whose protein sequence is MRFLLPALLFAFAASAQYNYPQDYFRSPMDLPVHASGTFGELRTNHFHAGLDFRTKQKTGFPVYAVADGFVSRIRVSAYGYGTALYIDHPNGYTTLYGHLESYSKKIDDWVRAKQYEKQSFDLELFPKPGEIKVTKGEIIALSGNSGGSGGPHLHFEYRDTKSEMIINPLHFGLNKKMKDTKAPDIKGLMGYPLGNDAVLNESQKPYLLNLKLQKDGTYLADKIYAKGNIGFAIQATDKSTGSSGANGIYKAELFYNGTSAFSYKFDTFAFDESRYVNNFIDYKNWYITGQRFQKLFIKTPYPLSLLKVNKTNGQFSIIPGEVKNFRIEVSDFHGNMSIINGSIEYSDKPASVLESKTITPYFVKAGNDHIFTKDNISVFVPANAFYEDFYMDFKVKDGELHLHNASVPVHTAVTVSFDVKHLSPEVLKKTFIASNTGKRISYNNSYMEEGRLTAKVKTLGDLTLAQDTIAPKIYGPDFNEGEWLSEKSSFSMKMSDDLSGIATFDAWLNGKWALMHYDYKTKTIRHSFSDGIVAEGRNDLKVVVTDNVGNSATFETHFFRTQNTTAVEKEK, encoded by the coding sequence ATGAGATTTTTATTGCCGGCCTTACTTTTTGCTTTTGCAGCGTCTGCACAATACAATTATCCGCAGGATTATTTCCGTTCGCCTATGGACCTTCCGGTTCACGCATCGGGCACCTTTGGCGAACTACGTACCAACCATTTCCATGCAGGGCTCGACTTCCGTACCAAACAAAAAACAGGCTTTCCTGTTTACGCGGTGGCAGACGGCTTTGTATCACGCATACGCGTATCAGCCTATGGTTACGGCACGGCGCTGTATATAGATCACCCTAATGGCTACACCACCCTATACGGACACCTTGAAAGCTACTCAAAGAAAATAGATGACTGGGTTAGGGCAAAGCAATATGAAAAACAATCGTTTGATTTGGAGCTGTTTCCTAAGCCGGGAGAAATAAAGGTTACTAAGGGTGAAATTATCGCACTTTCCGGCAACTCAGGTGGTTCCGGCGGGCCGCACCTGCATTTTGAGTACCGCGACACAAAAAGCGAAATGATCATAAACCCGCTGCATTTTGGGCTTAACAAAAAAATGAAGGATACCAAAGCGCCTGACATCAAAGGGCTGATGGGGTATCCGTTAGGGAATGATGCAGTGTTGAACGAATCTCAGAAACCTTATCTGCTCAACCTGAAGCTACAGAAAGACGGCACTTACCTGGCCGATAAAATATACGCCAAAGGCAACATAGGTTTTGCCATACAGGCTACCGATAAGTCTACAGGCAGCTCCGGCGCTAATGGCATTTACAAAGCAGAGCTTTTCTACAATGGCACTTCAGCGTTCAGCTATAAGTTCGACACCTTTGCGTTTGACGAATCGCGCTATGTAAACAATTTTATAGATTATAAAAACTGGTACATCACCGGGCAGCGTTTCCAGAAACTATTCATAAAAACACCATACCCGCTGTCATTGCTCAAGGTGAACAAAACCAACGGGCAGTTCAGCATCATTCCGGGGGAGGTAAAGAATTTCCGTATTGAGGTAAGCGATTTTCATGGTAATATGAGTATCATCAACGGGAGTATAGAGTATAGCGATAAGCCTGCCAGCGTTCTTGAAAGCAAAACTATTACACCATACTTTGTAAAAGCGGGTAACGACCATATTTTTACGAAAGACAATATCTCGGTATTCGTTCCTGCCAATGCTTTTTATGAAGATTTTTATATGGACTTTAAGGTGAAAGACGGTGAGCTTCACCTGCACAATGCATCAGTCCCGGTACATACTGCTGTAACCGTTTCGTTTGATGTGAAGCACCTCTCACCTGAAGTGCTAAAGAAGACTTTTATAGCAAGTAACACCGGCAAGCGCATATCATATAATAACAGCTATATGGAAGAAGGCAGGCTCACAGCCAAGGTAAAAACGCTGGGTGATTTAACGCTGGCGCAGGACACCATAGCCCCAAAAATTTATGGGCCGGATTTTAATGAAGGAGAGTGGCTCAGTGAAAAGAGCTCGTTCAGTATGAAGATGAGTGACGACCTTTCGGGCATTGCAACCTTTGATGCATGGCTCAACGGGAAATGGGCGCTTATGCACTATGATTATAAAACAAAGACTATACGCCACAGTTTTAGTGACGGCATTGTTGCCGAAGGCAGAAACGATTTGAAAGTGGTTGTTACAGATAATGTTGGAAATTCTGCTACCTTTGAAACACATTTTTTCAGGACTCAAAATACAACCGCTGTTGAAAAAGAAAAATAA
- a CDS encoding glycosyltransferase family 2 protein produces the protein MDISVVIPLLNEEESLRELSQWIAKVMAENNFSYEVIFIDDGSTDGSWKVINELAETGQNIKAIRFLRNYGKSQALHAGFAKAEGDVVITMDADLQDNPGEIPELYNMVTAQGYDLVSGWKKKRYDSVVSKNLPSKLFNWAARKTSGVKLNDFNCGLKAYKNVVVKNIEVSGEMHRYIPVLAKNAGFGNIGEKVVLHQARKYGSTKFGMERFINGFLDLITIWFLSRFGKRPMHLFGALGAIMFMIGMLSAVYIGVMKLVKLYSHEPAILVTDNPWFYIALTTMVLGTQLFLAGFLGEIILRTKSNEGRYKISETI, from the coding sequence ATGGATATATCTGTTGTTATACCGCTTCTTAACGAAGAGGAATCTTTACGCGAACTAAGCCAGTGGATTGCCAAAGTAATGGCTGAAAACAACTTCAGCTATGAAGTGATTTTTATTGATGACGGCAGTACCGACGGTTCGTGGAAGGTCATAAATGAGCTTGCTGAAACGGGCCAAAACATAAAGGCCATACGTTTCCTTCGCAATTATGGCAAGAGCCAGGCGCTTCATGCCGGTTTTGCAAAGGCCGAAGGCGATGTGGTGATTACCATGGATGCCGACCTGCAGGATAACCCCGGCGAGATACCGGAGCTGTATAACATGGTGACGGCGCAGGGGTATGACCTGGTTTCTGGCTGGAAGAAAAAGCGGTATGATTCGGTTGTATCTAAAAACCTGCCTTCAAAACTTTTTAACTGGGCAGCTCGCAAAACATCAGGCGTAAAGCTTAACGACTTCAACTGCGGCCTTAAGGCCTACAAAAATGTTGTGGTAAAAAATATAGAAGTATCGGGCGAGATGCACCGCTACATACCGGTACTCGCTAAGAATGCCGGCTTTGGCAACATAGGTGAAAAAGTGGTACTGCACCAGGCACGCAAATACGGCAGCACCAAGTTTGGCATGGAGCGCTTCATCAACGGCTTTCTCGACCTGATAACCATATGGTTCCTGTCGCGTTTCGGCAAGCGGCCCATGCACCTTTTCGGGGCGCTGGGTGCAATCATGTTTATGATAGGGATGCTTTCTGCCGTGTATATCGGGGTTATGAAGCTTGTGAAGTTATATAGCCATGAGCCTGCCATACTGGTAACAGATAACCCATGGTTTTACATAGCCCTCACCACCATGGTGCTGGGCACACAGCTTTTTCTGGCAGGTTTCCTTGGGGAAATCATCCTGCGCACCAAAAGCAACGAAGGGCGGTACAAGATTAGTGAAACGATATAA
- a CDS encoding GlmU family protein: protein MNYILFDGTVRNALLPFTFTRPVADIRVGILTIREKWEKYLGYTTTTLTEEYLMEKYPMVEMEENVMINASFLPNEVLVEMVQGLEANQAIVCGDEVIAFYTKDTQEEVDFETYDVIDYTEDCLRIEHPWDIFQKNDAAIREDFELLTEGRVSQPIPASVNTISPENIFIEEGAKLEFVTLNASTGPIYIGKNAEIMEGSVIRGPFALCEEGQVKLATKVYGATTVGPHSRIGGEVSNSVLFGYSNKGHDGFLGNSVLGEWCNLGADTNNSNLKNNYEEVKLWSYEKESFVKTGLQFCGLMMGDHSKCGINTMFNTGTVVGVSANIFGSGFPRNFVPSFSWGGASGMTTYITKKAFETAKIVMSRRKVEFTEQDARILEHVFEESAKWRKDQ from the coding sequence ATGAACTACATACTTTTTGACGGTACGGTGCGCAATGCGCTGCTTCCTTTCACTTTTACGCGCCCGGTGGCAGACATTCGTGTAGGGATCCTTACCATTCGTGAAAAATGGGAGAAATACCTGGGCTACACCACCACAACCCTTACCGAAGAATACCTGATGGAAAAATACCCGATGGTAGAGATGGAGGAAAATGTGATGATTAATGCGTCATTCCTGCCGAATGAGGTTTTGGTTGAGATGGTACAGGGGCTTGAGGCTAACCAGGCCATTGTTTGCGGTGATGAGGTGATTGCGTTTTACACCAAAGACACACAGGAAGAAGTTGACTTTGAAACCTATGATGTAATTGACTATACCGAAGATTGCCTGCGCATTGAGCATCCGTGGGATATTTTCCAAAAGAACGATGCGGCGATACGCGAAGATTTTGAACTGCTTACCGAAGGCCGGGTATCGCAGCCCATACCTGCAAGCGTTAATACTATTTCCCCGGAAAACATATTTATTGAAGAAGGCGCAAAACTGGAATTTGTTACGCTGAATGCCTCAACCGGCCCAATTTACATTGGTAAGAACGCCGAAATCATGGAAGGCTCTGTTATACGTGGGCCTTTTGCACTTTGCGAGGAAGGCCAGGTAAAACTTGCTACAAAAGTGTATGGCGCCACTACCGTTGGCCCTCACAGCCGTATAGGCGGGGAGGTGAGCAATTCAGTACTTTTCGGGTATAGCAATAAAGGGCATGACGGTTTCCTGGGTAATTCAGTTTTAGGCGAGTGGTGTAACCTTGGCGCCGACACCAACAACTCTAATCTCAAAAATAATTACGAAGAGGTAAAACTGTGGAGCTATGAAAAAGAAAGCTTTGTAAAAACAGGCCTGCAGTTTTGCGGATTGATGATGGGCGACCATAGCAAATGCGGCATCAACACCATGTTTAACACCGGTACGGTTGTGGGTGTGAGCGCAAATATTTTCGGCAGCGGGTTCCCACGCAATTTCGTACCAAGCTTTTCATGGGGTGGCGCATCGGGCATGACTACGTACATCACCAAAAAAGCATTTGAAACAGCAAAAATTGTAATGTCGCGTCGCAAAGTGGAATTTACCGAGCAGGATGCGCGGATTTTAGAACACGTTTTTGAGGAAAGTGCGAAGTGGAGAAAAGACCAATAA
- a CDS encoding cell division protein ZapA: protein MDDKLKIKISIADRVYPLTVNPAQEEGLRTASKKIDAMIKQFEENYAVRDKQDVLAMCALQFAAQSEQKQIDNTADVENAMKRLEEMNIALDGLLSK, encoded by the coding sequence ATGGATGACAAGCTTAAGATAAAGATATCAATTGCCGACAGGGTGTACCCGCTTACGGTAAACCCCGCGCAGGAAGAGGGCCTGAGGACGGCCTCTAAAAAAATTGATGCCATGATTAAGCAGTTTGAAGAAAACTATGCCGTGCGCGATAAGCAGGATGTACTGGCCATGTGTGCCCTGCAGTTTGCCGCACAAAGCGAGCAGAAGCAGATAGATAATACTGCCGATGTGGAAAATGCGATGAAAAGGCTGGAAGAAATGAACATAGCCCTTGACGGACTTCTTTCTAAATAA